A single Candoia aspera isolate rCanAsp1 chromosome 9, rCanAsp1.hap2, whole genome shotgun sequence DNA region contains:
- the ANKRD23 gene encoding ankyrin repeat domain-containing protein 23 — protein sequence MEIFSIQQLVSDERPEEKVSCFAVRARGAAWEPERWRSGPAGVWWESVEREKQKAEDEKKKKLEALNNARLKIETLQDLEAIVKLHKQKKKCKKVVLPKQQEPEIITESVEPEQFLDAALENRILVINKYLADGGDPNAHDKFKCTALHRACLRGHTEIVDKLLAAGAKLEPRDMLEATPLFWACRGGHLDILKGLISRGAKISTRDKLWSTPLHVAVRTGHSDCAEHLIACGANINAQDKEGDTPIHDAVRLGRFKAVKTLLMYGANLSIQNEEVVTPVDLVKDWQTGIRETLQACADRQQGLARNC from the exons ATGGAGATCTTCAGCATTCAGCAGTTG GTAAGTGATGAACGGCCCGAAGAGAAAGTCAGCTGTTTTGCAGTGCGGGCAAGAGGCGCAGCCTGGGAGCCTGAGCGTTGGCGCTCAGGTCCCGCTGGCGTCTGGTGGGAATCGGTGGAAAGAGAGAAGCAGAAAGCGGAAGacgagaaaaagaaaaag CTTGAGGCCCTCAACAATGCCAGGTTGAAGATTGAAACCCTGCAGGACTTGGAGGCCATTGTCAAGCTTcacaagcagaagaaaaaatgtaagaaagTGGTCCTCCCCAAACAGCAGGAGCCAGAAATTATT ACAGAATCGGTGGAGCCAGAGCAGTTTCTTGATGCCGCGCTGGAGAACCGGATTCTTGTAATCAACAAGTATCTGGCTGACGGAGGGGACCCCAACGCCCATGACAAG TTCAAATGCACAGCCCTGCACCGAGCCTGCTTGCGGGGCCACACAGAGATTGTGGACAAGCTACTGGCAGCAGGGGCCAAACTGGAGCCAAGAGACATG CTGGAGGCAACCCCCTTGTTCTGGGCTTGCCGTGGGGGACACCTGGACATCCTCAAGGGGCTGATCAGCCGCGGAGCCAAGATTTCCACACGGGACAAG CTATGGAGCACCCCTCTGCATGTGGCTGTCCGGACAGGCCACTCTGACTGTGCTGAACATCTCATTGCCTGTGGGGCAAACATCAATGCCCAAGATAAG GAAGGAGATACGCCCATTCACGACGCAGTCAGGCTGGGACGATTCAAGGCGGTCAAGACACTGCTGATGTACGGGGCAAATCTCAGCATCCAGAACGAG GAGGTGGTCACCCCAGTAGACCTGGTGAAGGACTGGCAGACAGGGATTCGGGAGACGCTGCAAGCGTGTGCCGACCGGCAGCAAGGCCTGGCCAGGAACTGCTGA